DNA from Lentibacillus amyloliquefaciens:
AAAGCGCGGTTTCTCATTCGGGTCGCCCAGGACGACATCGCCGTACTTGGAAAATGACAAGTATAACCCGGCCGCAACAAGAATGATTGCGTACCATATGTAACCCCAGGTAAACATGTTTACAATCTGATCAAAAATGGCGTTTAAGAGTTCCAGCGATTGTTCCTCATACATCGCAAAAGGAATACTAATAAGAATCATGATAATTAATGATGGAGCAAAAATACGATGGTCGATTAACCTTCTGCTAAGCCCCTTTTTGCTATTCCCTTTCATGATGAAACCTCCAATTCCCGGTTCAAAGTTAAGGTCAGATTTATCTCTGAACCTGACCTTCAACCCTCCCTTAAAAATAGGTAAATAAGTATATTGTACCTATTACCACATGACTTTATTTATAAACTTCGGGACAAGAGGTACGGAATCATTGTCCCCCGCAGCATCTAACATGCAATGCTATTTTTAAAAAAGTTTATGGCTATGCAGACCTCGAGCGAAAGATAAACTGGCCAGGTCCCGTACTTACGACAAGTATTTTTCAGCTTAAACCTTCATGATACACCGGCCTCAAATCTTCCATTATAACAAAACTGGGAAACATTGGGATTTTATTGCCGACATTCCGGCAGATTGCTAAAATGAAGTCAGTGAGGTGACGCAGATGACTTTTCATACGCCAAACCAGCCGGTCGTTTTCATCACCGGTGCATCAGGTGGATTCGGCTTGCTTACGAGTCTCGCATGTGCTGAAGCCGGGTATTTAGTGGTAGCATCGATGCGGGATTTATCAAAGAGTGAGAATCTGATGGAACAAGCACGGAAAAAAGGTGTAGAAGCAAGCATCGCCTGTATCAGGCTGGATGTAACCAACCAAGAGGACATTGATTCGGCAGTGCCGGAAGTCATTAACCGCTTTGACGCCATTGATGTGCTAATCAACAATGCCGGCTATGCTGCGGGTGGGTTTACGGAAGAAGTACCGCTTGAAGCTTGGCGTGAGCAATTTGAAACGAATCTTTTTGGGTTGATTGCCGTAACGAAAGCCGTCCTTCCCCATATGAGAAAAAGACAGGACGGTACCATCATTAATCTTTCCAGCATCAGCGGAAGAATGGCCCTTCCCGGTCTCGGACCATATGCGGCATCAAAGTTTGCTGTTGAAGGATTTAGTGAAGCGCTGAGACTCGAAATGCTACCGCATGGTGTACATGTCGTGCTGGTTGAACCGGGTTCTTATCAAACAGATATCTGGTCAAAAGGGATGAGTGATTTCAATGTTGATTTAGAATCCCCATATAGCGAGGAAACCGAAACTTTAATGAAAATGGTCAGCCACATCGCTAAAACAGCCGATGATCCGGAAGAAGTAACGCGGTTGATTGTCAAAGTCACTCAAGAAAATAATCCCAACCTTCGTTATCCCGTTGGTAAAAACGTCAAAACCATGACCCGGTTGAAAACCCTGTTGCCATGGAGATGGCTGGAACATATGATTTTGAAAAAGATCAACCCGCGTAAATAGAAAGCATTTTGTGCACATTATTCCAACCTTAATACAATCACATCAAAGATACGTGAGATCTGTTTTTCAAAACCGATTTTGATATATGGAACTAAAAGCTTTTGCAAGGAAGAAATGCAACAGCTAATTTTTAAATCGACCCAGACGCGGAGCCATTTTATGATGACTTTTCATTCCGCTTATGATTAGTTCACCACATCAGCAAGGGTTCTTATTTCTTTTGATTTGACATGACAGCAGCCACTAATGATCCAAACGTAATCATTATAACCAACGTTTCAAATACTGTCATATAACGTCATCCTTCCCTTTTGAATCAGGAACTTATTCGACCCATCTCTGCAAACACGTTATTCCCATGAATTGAACTGCAACGTTCCGAGATGGAATATCGTTTGCCATTATTTCAAAATACCGGATTAAGCCGCCTAGTCTATATGCCATAATGTTTTCGATATGTTGTCTTCATTTTTGTTATGTTTAAGGATATGTGAAGCGAGGCTTGTCCTATGACACCTGATGACGCAAAATATTGGAAAAATTGACTTTTACCATTTGTTTTGGATAAAGTGAAACTTCATTCAGCGGAATGCTTTTCCCGCTGAATGTTAGTTGAACAGAATCGGACATTTAGGAACAGTTAACCGCCGTTTCTGGGCGGATTACTGTCCATTACATGTGGGATAAAGAAACCACATTTTGACATCAATAAAAGAAGATTAAGCAACAACTTAATCTCCTTCCAGATACAGACACTGATGCAGTGGCGGACTTCCAAGCACTATCCAAATTTTAATAAACAATTCCAGTCTGGGCTGGGAAACGTTATTGAAAATTTTACTAATATTAGGCGGCTTCATGTCTAATTGATCGGCAATATCCTTGATATAAATATCTTTCTGTTTCGCTATCTCTTTAAACCGATTTTTTATAACAGGCTGACCGCCACTTTCGATCAGCGGGTTAATCGGCTTGAAATGATTGATTTGTTCCATTTTATCGATTATACAGCCAACCACAAAATCTTCAATCTGATAATTATCATCCCGATTTTTATCACGGTGGCGGTTAATTAAATTTTCAAGTTCAGTCAGTTCTTTCAACTGATTATAAGTATCCTCTTTAAGCCGAATGGTTAGTTCTTTCATGTATAAATCACCTCAGAATTGGACAAGGTATAAGCGAAAGGATGATGAAAATGATGAACGTTAACGCAGTAAACCATAACGATAAAGAAGAAGATGTCATCGAAACGCTGCACGAAACATTTGACAAAGGCAAAAATGGTTAATTTAAACAAGTACAATGAGGTATACAACCCTGTCTCTTAAAGACATATTCAAGATATTAACTAAAAATACCTTTTAGATTTTTTGTATGCTTTGGTATAACTTCTTCTTTTTTGAAAAGGCGTGCGGTGTCGTCGCATAGACATGCTCTTCAATCAGCTCTGGGTAAGATAGTTTCAGCAACCATGGGGTATACAAAAAAGATGTACCCTGATGGATACACCACTTCGGAAGATAAAGTGAATCTTCAATCAGTGGGGGTCCTTTCTTTCCCCACTGATTGCTATGATAGCTTGACCAATGTTCTGCCACGCACATTGCTGTCTATGATATCGTTTAAGACATTTGGAAGTTCGTCTAACGAAATCTCATTAACCAATTCTTCATGAATGACTGGTTTAAATTCTCCCGCCAAACGTTGCCAAATATTCACGCGTTCTTCCATCGGACATTTAACTGAGTCGATACCAAGCCAATTAATGCCTCTTGAAATAAAGGGAAGCACGGATGCCGACACTTCTGTACCACCGGTTAAACCGCTTGTCGCAACAGACCCGCCATATTTTAACGTACTCAAAATGTATTGAAGTGTCCTCCCGCCGACAGGATCGACAGCAGCGGCCCATTTTTTTCCGCGAACCGGCTTCTTCTCGGTATCCTCGACTTCGTGACGTTCAATGACATCTTTTGCTCCTATATTTTTAAGATAATTCTGTTCATTTGATTTACCAGTGCTGGCTGTCACATGATAACCTAGCTTAGCCAGTATATTAACAGCAAGACTGCCCACACCACCTGTAGCGCCGGGCACCAGAACAGGCCCTTTGTCTGGTTCCAAGCCATTATCCTCTAGCCTTTGCACGGATAATCCTGCAGTAAAACCTGCTGTTCCAAGAATCATCGCTTCTTTTAGAGACAAGCCTTCTGGCAAATGAACCGCCCAATCAGCAGGTACACGTGCCACTTCACTAAACCCTCCGGAATGGCCAGTGCCTAATTGATAACTTGTCACAATGACCTCATCACCTTCATTAAACCGCTCATCCTGCGAATCAATAACTGTGCCGGCTAAGTCGATGCCCGGTATTAAAGGATAAGATTCGACAAGCTGGTGATTAATGGCCACCATCCCATCCTTAAAATTCACACTGGAATAAGCAACACGGATGGTTAAATCCCCTTCCGGCAAGTCTTCCATGTGCAATTGTCTGATGTTTAAATTAGCTTCATCTCCCGTTTTTTCAAGTACCAACGCCTGAAACGTATCCATATTAAAAGCAAACTCCCTTCTGATACCAGTATTGCTTTTCATTTTATCAATCCAGCGAAGTTTTATAAACTTATACATCTAAGCTTATGAACAGTATTGCTGATGCGACTCTCAAAATTAAAAAAGTAACCGTGAACTGCGGTTACTTTTTCGGGATATTTGTACCGTATATTATTGTCGTCTGATTATCCGGAAACCTTTTTCGCTTCAAATCCAACTGTATCAATTTTATCAATAATTTCTGAAATCCCAGTCAAGTTCCGATTAAACGTTACCTGTGCATTTTCATCTGATAAAGCTACATTTATATCCTTTACGCCGGCAATTTCTGAAACTGCTTTTTCAATTTTGGTTGGGCAGTTGGAACAGTGCATCCCTTTAATATCCAAATAGTTAGTTTCAATCATTGTGTTAATCACCACCTCATCCTTCTTGGTTCATTTTATTTATAACTAAACCCTTTTAGAACAATTCATCCGAAACAACCTCAGCTATTATTTGATTTTCATAAGAAAAGATATATCTAATACCCGGAGTCATGCTAACGAATATGCAGACGAGTTATAATTGATTCCCTTTCACAAGGCACAACCTTTCTTCTTACCGAATATACTGGGCATAAAACCAGAAGAAGGTGAACATTATGCCAAAACCACTGCCTGTTCAAGTCACACCGCTTACCATCAGCGGCGGGCCGGAAAAGAATGTTGTCTATCCGAGCGTTTTCGGTATGCGGGATCAAGGAATGGAAGCATTCATCAACCAGCAGATCGTCTATGAAACACAGCAGCTGATCGATATGCAGGCTGATGAAATGTCGAGTCCAATTATCGAAATGGATGGGTCCTTTGAAATCAAAAATAACCAACGAAACGTCCTTAGTTTGTCATTGTCCAACTATGCCTATCATTACCAGGCTGCACATGGCATGACTTACATCACATCATTAACGTTTGATCTGGAAGAACGGAAGCGGTGCAGTTTAAGTGATCTGTTTCGACCGGGAAGCAACTATGTGGAGCGGCTGACAGAACTCGTTAATGAACAAATTGAACGGCGTAATATCCAGACGTTCGGTGACCCTGTTGAGGTTCAGCCTGATCAGGATTTTTACATCGCCGATAAAGTGCTTGTCCTATATTTTCAGCTGTACGACATAACGCCGTATGTATTCGGATTTCCGATGTTTCCGGTATCCGTTTATGACATCCAGGATCTTATCAATGAAAATGGGCCACTTGGCCGTATGGCGGTTAATGATTGACAGAACAGCTTTACTATAATGGCTACTCAATCCACGCCTCTGTTTCTTTATTGACCGGTATCGGATAAGTCATTACGCTGTTTCGTTTGCTGAAATTGAAAAAGCAGTAGTTTTCAGCGGTGCGCTGTAGATTAACCTGGAATCGCTGTAGATCTGACGCGAATCGCTATAGTTCGATCCAAAATCGCTGTAGACTCCTCAAGCGGCGATATCGAAGCGGTTATGCCTGCAATGCCTCCTGCAACTATAAAGAGTGTCAAAGCAGATTAACGACATAAGCACTTTTACAAAAGTTAATTCTTAAGTCCTGTTTTCCATGTTATACTAATAAAAGCTTATTAGTATTCTAAAAACAGGAGTTTGACCGAATGGGCCATTTTAAAATTGATCATGACATTATAAACGGTGAGGCACTGCCCGCGTTTTCCCTTACCATTGATGATTCATATACCACTGCGGTCTACAGTGACATCGACATGCAGGCTGAACTGGTGAAAATTCTCCGCAGCAACGCCGGGGTGACTGTTTTTGACCGACAGGAAGGTTTATATATTCGGCTGACAGTTGAAGCTAATCTTTCATTCTATCGCAAATGGTTCGGCAGCCGGACACCGCTGCCGGAAATTCTTGTGCAGTTTGAGCTTCATAGCTGTGCCAAAACGCCGCTGTACAAATGTTCGGAATCGGAACTGCACCGGGTGTATTTTGCTAAATATTACATGAGCGGCACCAATCCCGTGGTCTTCCGTGAGCCAATTCATGGGGTTGATGTCAAGACAATCGATACCTTCATCAATATGCTTCAAAGAATCAGGGAGGATGGCACGCCTGTACTTGTGTTGATATCCAATATGGAACACGCGCTGCTTTTGGGCGATGCCGCTTACAAACTGCAGGACAGCGGTATGCAGCCGATTGAGATCGATGACGGTGAAGATGAAATACCTGAAGATGGAACCACCGGCGCGCAAACGACCGCTAATTTATTCAAAATCCCGGCAAAAGTGGATGATAAAATGATTTTATTTGATCCGCCTGAGATCGACTACATCGAAAGCCAGGATGGAAAAGCCATGATTATTATTAATGATGAAATGTATGCAATGGACTCAACACTTGCTGAAATCGAAAAGAAATTAGAAGTGTATGGATTTTACCGTTGCCACCGGTCCTATATCGTCAACTTGCAGAAAGTACGCGAAATCATTACATGGTCAAAAAACACCTATTCACTCAGAATTGACAATCGCGTACAGTCCACGATTCCACTGTCACGAACCAAAATTCAAGACATCCAGGAGAAATTCAGCCTGAAATAAGTACAGTTCATCTTAAAATGATGCCTCAAGCGGTTTTCAGAAGGATGTTTTTATCATTGATCCGGTACACTTCATCTTCCTGAGAGTACATTCCATCCGAATTAAACTGAAGCCTCCTTTATTTTCCGCTATGATTGAAGCAGTTAAGAAAAGGAGGTTTTCAGTTGGACAATACAATTGAAGTACAGGGAATACGAAAAGTTTTTGGCCACAATGAAGCTATTAAACGCGTCAGTTTTAATGTGAAAAAGGGTGAAATTTTCGGGCTTCTGGGGCCGAGTGGTTCGGGTAAGACAACAACGATTAAAATTTTAACAGGTGAACTCGGTGAGACAACCGGTGACGCGAACGTCCTGGGGATTGATTCGAGTCGATTTGGGACTTCCTATTTTAAATCGAAAATCGGAATTCTTTCAGATAATAGCTCACTGTATGAGCGGCTGACTGTTTACGACAACCTGAAATTATTTTGTAAATTATACCATGCACCGCTTAATGCGATTGATGCGATTTTAAAAGAAGTCAATTTGCAAGACGAACAGTCAAAGACGGTCTCAAAGCTGTCCAAAGGTATGACGCAGCGCGTGTTGCTCGCGAAAGCACTCATTCATAAACCCGAGCTCGTATTTCTCGATGAACCGACGTCGTCTTTAGATCCGGCT
Protein-coding regions in this window:
- a CDS encoding SDR family oxidoreductase; translation: MTFHTPNQPVVFITGASGGFGLLTSLACAEAGYLVVASMRDLSKSENLMEQARKKGVEASIACIRLDVTNQEDIDSAVPEVINRFDAIDVLINNAGYAAGGFTEEVPLEAWREQFETNLFGLIAVTKAVLPHMRKRQDGTIINLSSISGRMALPGLGPYAASKFAVEGFSEALRLEMLPHGVHVVLVEPGSYQTDIWSKGMSDFNVDLESPYSEETETLMKMVSHIAKTADDPEEVTRLIVKVTQENNPNLRYPVGKNVKTMTRLKTLLPWRWLEHMILKKINPRK
- a CDS encoding putative holin-like toxin codes for the protein MTVFETLVIMITFGSLVAAVMSNQKK
- a CDS encoding helix-turn-helix domain-containing protein — translated: MKELTIRLKEDTYNQLKELTELENLINRHRDKNRDDNYQIEDFVVGCIIDKMEQINHFKPINPLIESGGQPVIKNRFKEIAKQKDIYIKDIADQLDMKPPNISKIFNNVSQPRLELFIKIWIVLGSPPLHQCLYLEGD
- a CDS encoding acryloyl-CoA reductase; this encodes MDTFQALVLEKTGDEANLNIRQLHMEDLPEGDLTIRVAYSSVNFKDGMVAINHQLVESYPLIPGIDLAGTVIDSQDERFNEGDEVIVTSYQLGTGHSGGFSEVARVPADWAVHLPEGLSLKEAMILGTAGFTAGLSVQRLEDNGLEPDKGPVLVPGATGGVGSLAVNILAKLGYHVTASTGKSNEQNYLKNIGAKDVIERHEVEDTEKKPVRGKKWAAAVDPVGGRTLQYILSTLKYGGSVATSGLTGGTEVSASVLPFISRGINWLGIDSVKCPMEERVNIWQRLAGEFKPVIHEELVNEISLDELPNVLNDIIDSNVRGRTLVKLS
- a CDS encoding heavy-metal-associated domain-containing protein is translated as MIETNYLDIKGMHCSNCPTKIEKAVSEIAGVKDINVALSDENAQVTFNRNLTGISEIIDKIDTVGFEAKKVSG
- a CDS encoding DUF3298 and DUF4163 domain-containing protein translates to MPKPLPVQVTPLTISGGPEKNVVYPSVFGMRDQGMEAFINQQIVYETQQLIDMQADEMSSPIIEMDGSFEIKNNQRNVLSLSLSNYAYHYQAAHGMTYITSLTFDLEERKRCSLSDLFRPGSNYVERLTELVNEQIERRNIQTFGDPVEVQPDQDFYIADKVLVLYFQLYDITPYVFGFPMFPVSVYDIQDLINENGPLGRMAVND
- a CDS encoding response regulator transcription factor, which translates into the protein MGHFKIDHDIINGEALPAFSLTIDDSYTTAVYSDIDMQAELVKILRSNAGVTVFDRQEGLYIRLTVEANLSFYRKWFGSRTPLPEILVQFELHSCAKTPLYKCSESELHRVYFAKYYMSGTNPVVFREPIHGVDVKTIDTFINMLQRIREDGTPVLVLISNMEHALLLGDAAYKLQDSGMQPIEIDDGEDEIPEDGTTGAQTTANLFKIPAKVDDKMILFDPPEIDYIESQDGKAMIIINDEMYAMDSTLAEIEKKLEVYGFYRCHRSYIVNLQKVREIITWSKNTYSLRIDNRVQSTIPLSRTKIQDIQEKFSLK
- a CDS encoding ABC transporter ATP-binding protein encodes the protein MDNTIEVQGIRKVFGHNEAIKRVSFNVKKGEIFGLLGPSGSGKTTTIKILTGELGETTGDANVLGIDSSRFGTSYFKSKIGILSDNSSLYERLTVYDNLKLFCKLYHAPLNAIDAILKEVNLQDEQSKTVSKLSKGMTQRVLLAKALIHKPELVFLDEPTSSLDPANMAQIHRGLQKLNEAGTTIFLTTHNMEEATALCDRVAFLHNGELQELDSPDALRYKYSTHAFHVETFSGERLVIDNEPENADQIKELIGSGRVKTMHTDNPTLGQIFLKVTGKELV